AGTGGGAATTTTGAAAGGCGTCTGAAATAACACATGTCGGACgtgaagaacaagaaagtcacttccaacGCACTTGTGGAGAATGCCGTATCGGTAGGTCATGATATCTGCCGGGAAATGGCTTCTatcatcgccaaagaaaagaactggctttcacgccagtatctcgagtccttggtgattcagaccaccgaaaaaagacttaatcgtaacatcggcaatctcccgccaacctatgcaagatgcctgggacgattattgaagcctatttaagcgtcgcgcttctacaataaaaatttagttAACAAGGCTTCCgtggcttccgtatggaagccgaaacgtctctttggacaaaaacctttggtcggcgtctgtcttttttttctgttgaaatgagttaaAAGCTGTCCTTTCAGGTTCTTAAGGATATGTGCTTGGTCAGAGATCTAAAAAAAGTTCCTTCCCGTCTAAGGTTGGTTGGGGTATTGAGCCCGAAGTTGTCGAATAGCGGTGACTCGAAAAGCCAAATTCTCTCCACATAGCGCGATTTGCTGCACCCATGTCACAGGTGACTACCCGTACTCGTTTGAGAAATCCGGCTGCATATCTGGACTATTTCCATGATATATGTCTTGAGTACAGAGCCGTCCACGTGCCTACCAGTAAATTCATAGGCTATCACTTGCTTCCATCTTTGGTTTACCCCACCTAGCATAAACACCAAAGCATGGTTGGGTGCCTCTTCAGGCTTCGATGGCGAGGTCGTTCCTCCGAAAAGCACGTCTTCTCCACGGTCGAGTTCAAATCTGGGTGCTATCTCCATTTCATCTAGAAAGAGAACACAGTCTTTTTCCGCGTCCTCCATTCAATCTGTTTTCAACCTCATTACGTCGATCACTTCATGCAGGATACCTGGCATAAACTTCAGGCTCTGAATTCTTCTTGCTAAAGCTCTGCTTGATGGGAGAGGGTAGGCAATCTTTCTGAGCGTTTCACACCCAGTGGTTCCacaagcaaatttaatttttaggTCTTGCTTTACTGTTTGAGCTGACCATGAATTGCCACGATTGTTGTTCCGAGAAAGGGCGCGAACTTGGTCTTAATTTAAAAACTTCGTATTTCGTGAGAAATTAGCTGCCTCTTACTGCAGCTTGCGATTCTGCTTCTGTAGTTTTTTGACACTGTTCTTAGATTCTTTGTGGTGTTGTTTTAGCTTATTATTGGCTGCTATGAGATCTACTATCTTCTTCCTTAGCTCTGCTTTGGGTCGCACGAACCACTGCAGTCTCTTGAGGCCGTACATCCGTGGCGGCCGAAGTAAGTTGGTTACTAGAATTGCTGCTTGCTGTACCCACCAATGTCTCATTTATCACTCCATCAGATGATGAATCTGCTGGAAGATATTCTTGCGTGTTTAAAGGAAGGACGTTTCTCACTTGTGGTCAAGAACCTTGTGCGGCAGCGTCATCACTGAGTAATACAGGCACATGCACACTTCGGTCCCTTGGTGACGTTCGCTCTTTAGCAAGTTGTGGAAGCAGATAAATAAGCGGAAATAGCACATTACATATTTAAAATAGTTGTCCTTTTGCAAAACTCTGAAACTAAGCTTTTCTGCATTGCAAAGGACCCTTCACCATGGCGGCCCATCCTAAACGTCACATGTAGCTGTTTTTCACCCCCTTCAACAAAAGGAGTGGCCTAGGCAAAGCTGGTGCTAATCCTTTTGTTCCGACAGCGTGTCGTGTAAAGGAAAGGAACGCGGCATTGTTCAGGCtatagccctgtttacatgagaccgacagcggcgggtcgagtagggccgcgccagatgtcgggctgaccacccgacgcgacagcgtttatatgaacccattttctgtcgggcagagatcgccgctacccctagcgtcgagcaagcaaaccacgcgcggatGCTCGAAGAGAAGCAGGAgcgcccaggcttgcgcagcgccgccagaccagagaggaggcaggagaggaggcgcTAAGCCGATGAGGCAGCGTATACATGGTCCTTTCAACCGGGTCGGGCTAACGTCGggacgagtcaacccaccccctgcagccGGGCTGCCCCAGCTCGACTCGACGATCACTTAGCTCGACCCTCTAGcatatacatgagcccgacaaccggttttctGCCCGACAGCCGACTTAACCCGACTTTTGTCGGACTCATGTAAACCCCCAGTGTGTCTGCAGcactgcaccttttttttttaccccaacGCTGGTTTGGCGGCAAGGGTGAAGGAATTTTGGTATGCCAAGAAGCTGACCTCCAAAGTTTTGAAAAGAGTCCATAGAAGACGTGCCAGAAAATTTAATATGCATGCACACCAACCACTTCCTCACCCAAcattttttgcttctttattgtACCGAGAAAAAGCAGCAAAGTCTTATATGAGTGAACTAATGAAGTTGCATCAAAGAACGATTCATACGCGATAATATACAATATAATTTGTTATTTTATGTGCTTTCGCACCTGATTTGAATATATTTACCTGCAAGAAACTTTCGCGTGTTCGTGAAAACTTAGAAAGCCACTTACATGAGAAAATTTTTTCCCTCGAAAATACTTTAGAAAAACGGTATTCACGTGATCTACAAttgaatttttttcaagaaaatcgGTGATGGTCGCTTTTGGGGCCTGAGACGTTTCGCATGGAATAACCCATGTGATTGAATCATTGTGACAGCGGACTATAGACAACTTTTCTGTATTTTATTCAGGAACCGGAGATGTTGCAGTCTGTAAAAAATCACCTTGAGTGAAGCTCTTAACCTGAGTATACTTagggatagctacattacggtagcatttcgagccttcagcgtggcggcgccgcaacCCTGTGGCTGAGCCGCCACGctagaagcgtttgcgggtcggtgggctggaaacgccgattggtcggtgggatgcgtgtcttcGTGACGTtatttcgcttcgccctcgttctcaaccggatgtggggtcgccgcgcctctctcggcctgtccctagagtgcctagggaatcgctagggccggccggccggccgctgggcgtgcgtggtctgcgggcattctcttcgtgagcgtagggggtgacgcgcgcgtttcgggagctgtccaggtatggcttttttttttttgcgtggtgcgctcgtcggcgcagccagctgaaatttctgtacagttcttgcttccacgacattgcgacgacccccaaaaggcgctgacccacgagaaatcgccagcgacataaatgTACGCATTTTAtgtcaaatttcgcttcatgaagtgctgtaccgcttacctacatgccttgcgcattccaggacctcgttttcctgctgcaggagcacgtcgtgctgatgttcaaaattttgcaactccattacgacgacccacataaggtgcggtttgaggaccgccggcgtcgccatctgaaccgccgtctgacagccacgatgaagcgcttgtcgggcgtgcacgttctcaatcacgaggtaagggttgaacaacgttttcgcaagttttctcgtgcagaactcgccaaattgcggcgcttgtaacgtaagtttttttgcagcatcgtttcctagatgcttctggcgagccgatgctgtccttatttgccgcggaccgataccacgtggcgagacgccatgggcatcgaccccagtgcgcctttgttcctttgcagtggcaagtccagggtaaaagtggccacgataattctgccactacaatctgccctttaggatcgctatcagctgtaacggtaagtccagaagttccgactcgcgcattgtggaaatcgcgcctggcctaagtttccagcattcacccagtgcagtgcagctttgtttaattccttagagacttctcgcgctttgtcgaaaatgacggcagccgtgaaaatttacatattagacctcgctacagcattatcccagcgcagcgcgcctttgtttctttgcgtcggcaagcgttagaagcgcgcgccgtctcgcgctttgtccaagtcggctctgaaactcgcgctaggcctcgttgcctggttgacaaagtgcacggctttgttcctttcaatggcaagcctctgtcactacagtcggcggccttaatttttatgatcgctgtcagcttcaacagctagtccaagaaaagttatgacgatcgcgcggtgtggaaatcggcggtagagacaaagaaaactcgtgcttgtagctgcagacttacccagctccagtgcgcctttgtttatttccgtagcgactacccgcgctttgtagaaatcgacgccagccgtgaaattttacatattagacctcgctacagcattagcgcagagcgccttcgtttctttgcgttctaacttgtttgctcgttacttttgttcttttcagtcgtttcctgaatctgtccaaagagccggggtaggtggatgattgttcgccgtcagtggaaccacatggagatcgcactgcatacagcacgactttggtccatgtgttttttaaataaaaatatcagatgtcgaaggtcgtgcccgaggattgcttcgacagctgctGCAAAACCATGGGgtccgcacacgctgtgtcgtcgctgccaagtgaagaggcacaaaacggcggtcaaccttaataaaggcccttctcggggccgcctcagtgtttcctggcagatcacacgctttccaccctgtgcacgtgttctcatttccaattaaataggtccttcaaaccctgcagaaggcttgaattaggaactgctaatatcaagatggtacttgagaaacaatagcggctacaataacaaagatgaagaggagctggagttacacgcaaataaaaaagtttggaggtacccagataggctgaaatggttttgggcgggagtcctagttattctatataggactcaaataatgcatattcagcgtttatcaaggtttttgtagaaatatataaagaacattaagcagtctaaacgaataagagaaccatggatcacgccagagctcagaagaatgataaagagcaaaaacaagtaccatgcctttttaaataatagCTCTCTTGAAtttcttattaaaaaaaacaagaaataatctaaatgctgagcttaagcgtgctaagactgtgtatcatcaaaaactgttctctgatgttagaatgaaaaattcagacactgtgtggaaagttgtagataacttgttacgtcgcaatacgaaaaatgcgccagctcaacgaataatctataagggctctgaattatccggtcaggctcttgctggccatttaaacagcaattttttaaccacccatttacctatgatgcatctacctgaagttccttcatcttgtagcccattcgaaagccttttccttgagcccaccaatgagacctatATGAATTTGattaatagcaaagccttagatgttgacaatattcagataaaaccagtcaaatatgtgctatcatatattgcacctgtgcttgcatacatattcaatttgttaattgaaacgggagtttacccggaataaatgaagaaagcaagagcgaCAGTTGTATTTAAAGGGGGAggtaaagatgtagtgtccaattatagaccaatatctgtgattgcagtcttttcaaagggcttggaaaaagtaatcttttcccgtgtagtgagcttttttaatgcaaaacaaatcctgtctgatgctcaatttggcttccgaaggggaaagtcgacggaaacggctttgttatcacttaaggaatgtatcctgcaaaacactgaagcaggtattctcactgtcggactcttcattgattttagtaaggctttccattccctaaaccatcaaattttaactcataaactttctcaaaacggagttcgtggaacacctttagacctcatgaaatcatacctgcaaaatcgaaaacaatctgtctgtATCCACACccatcagtcttcttttttggcggtacgaaatggtgtgcctcaaagcagcattctgggcccgatgctttttaacatctatataaatgacattggtcacatttatgacaaagcgaaatctattatatacgccgatgatagcagtttactcTTCTCTGGttacgacataaacaagttaattgaagagtgcaacgtaatccttacgaaactagagaactggtcctcttctaattgcctacaaataaaccctacaaagacaaaggtaatgattttccgtgcaaggaacaagccagtcgaactacaacgcgctcctaaatacgcaggtcaagaaattcaaattgtagacagccacaaaatccttgaagttactttctcgtcgcatctcaggtgggatcgacatgtggaaaatatttacagaaagctctcttcagtagcaggtgttctaacacgatgtcgatggctccttcccactcacgtgaaaattcaaatttatcatgctcttttcggttccgtaactctgtttgggcaacaccacaaaaacaaatgtgataaaaatacaggttctgcagaagaaaatgatccgctacattgcaaaccttccttatctgtctctccaacgcaaactgcttttagaaattataacatcattcgttttgaacatatatatgtttttcgcattttgaggttcttttaccattcttctcctgcttatagagatttcttaatacgtaatacacatttaaggaccgcttcgaatcgactctacacctgaaataccgatctctggtatattccatattttcgaattaattataaactacaaacgcttgaacacaatttaccgaccactcttaataagcacaaagttttggatagtgttaaaccaagcgagttaaaaatgtattttgttaatatatagccaggttgcatttaatgttcctttgttgtctgccggtgccatgtatgcctattgagtgtttcttttctctttatttttctcgggtcttctctttgttttcatgcgtctgtaaactatcgttagtgaacatacatgctcattgttttcaatGCAGttcaaaaattgaacaaaaaagtaaaaaaaaataaatataggggtgtggggagcagacagggacaagattgggggaggaagcaaaaaatagaaagaaaagaaaaaaggggtgGGAACTATTATAGtcaggaaggacggggtaaaaaaaggagatggcgaaacgagagaaagggagaggaagacggtgcgggggacatgggcagcgcggcaaccacaggcgtacgaaagcaaaacgtgcaaacaagacacaaacaaaatgcacaaacacaaagatgggcgccgctgcagatgcgtggccaaagaggcgccgctgcgcaaatgacactggcagcgacgaacaggccaaaccaggcgccttttggggggtctcactaatttccggtgagccgagggctagaacgttaaggaaggagtgggctacgttaacgataAGAACTTACTGTTCACTAAACGGTGcgcccctctccctgggcgggtcgttgaaccgacttcgtcgggaatacttggttgtagtggaggagggctgggctagctgtgtacaaagatttcaaattgtcggaaaaaagtaaggaaagaacgtcaaagcttattaatactgcacgaggcaggataatgtaagtaaggaggggtatgattgcctgggatatacactaggagttataaagggtatatttgagttagccaattaacgagaggtgcagtattattttgttcggaggtcgtgaataaaagaaaggataccaggcttttcgttaagacattcttgaatagtattaaacttgtggataaaatagaattcacgttgttcacgttctcgcctgttttttaAGCCCCCTTGAATAtctgttacttttagttggtcaaatgggtgtccttctgagtttacatgcttggataggggaagattggggagagacttggtgtgtgctcggtggttgttgagtcgaatgcggaatgcagtgtttgtctctcctatgtattgctggttacacacagtgcattcaagaaggtaaataatgtttgatgaatcgcagtcaaacttgccgttgattgaatgctggaaaccTGACCTCGTAccagttgcggaacacgtagtcttcatgtgcttgcaaactttgcagcgatctttactacagggctggcatccatattttggggttttgtgttccttggagtggactagatggttctgaatgtttttggcacgcctgtaaatcacgcggggtgcgcatgtaaatattttcgatagtcgctgactttgctggagaatattaaagtgcttattaagaattctgtttatgttcggtgcgttactgttaaatgtgagaataaggtttgtagtgtaatcatttcggttatctcttcggtgcccctggagtattagactacggttcagatttgaagctctgcttatggcgtcatcaataaaagaacgtggatagcgctgcgttaagagcacgtaaacattttttaatgctttttatacgttatgtaaacatttttttgcttgaagtgcgtttgtcgtgtactgccatttcagaggcgcttgggcccagtcaagctgctttttagcagcttttagcccttgcatctctgtagtatgtaacttgcattttgtaaaaatgaaatcaaattGCATtcggaagagaaagacaaggtttcattttgcagtgtaagcttgcgtctctagaatgaacagagaacgttgcctcacactgcttgggcctgtcgtttgacccctcgttcaccgcagggaaaaaaaggacctctctaggaaactatttgtgggatctttcctctgcttcagaaggggagggggaggggaagggggttgatggcctcccctttgtcgggttcgccgcgacatgcgac
This region of Amblyomma americanum isolate KBUSLIRL-KWMA chromosome 5, ASM5285725v1, whole genome shotgun sequence genomic DNA includes:
- the LOC144133700 gene encoding uncharacterized protein LOC144133700 yields the protein MPCAFQDLVFLLQEHVVLMFKILQLHYDDPHKVRFEDRRRRHLNRRLTATMKRLSGVHVLNHEHRFLDASGEPMLSLFAADRYHVARRHGHRPQCAFVPLQWQVQGKSGHDNSATTICPLGSLSAVTSFPESVQRAGVGG